A single genomic interval of Celeribacter indicus harbors:
- a CDS encoding HlyD family type I secretion periplasmic adaptor subunit gives MSGSDASWPVRGAVAFGLACVALLLGGFGTWTVLARIDGAVIAPGRVQVEQNRQVVAHRDGGEVTAVHVAEGDTVAAGALLLELSPAEHLTELALAENRLHELLARAARLEAERDGRAQIDFGKDLRARMATDAQVARSLAGQQDLFAARRATARAEIEQLEKQRHQIELRIDGLAAQKSALGTQARLISADLEDQAALLARGLTQQSRVTALRRDAVQLAAELGRIETTEAQAQVQISEIELEILKAGTDRREAAIAELRDVQAEASRLREQIAGLRLRLDRLDLRAPVSGIVYGLQVFGPGAVVPAAAPVLSIVPQDRPLIVTARINPTEVDRVYPGQPVRLRFPTFARRSTPELAGTVTRISPDAFLDESSGASYYRADIRIPESERARLPEGTFLIPGLPVEAYMSTGERAPIAYLTKPLTDHFTRAFRED, from the coding sequence ATGAGCGGGTCCGATGCGTCCTGGCCCGTGCGCGGCGCGGTCGCCTTCGGCCTTGCCTGCGTCGCGCTCCTGCTCGGCGGCTTCGGAACATGGACCGTGCTCGCGCGCATCGACGGTGCCGTCATCGCGCCGGGGCGGGTGCAGGTCGAACAGAACCGCCAGGTCGTCGCCCATCGCGACGGCGGCGAGGTCACCGCGGTTCACGTCGCCGAAGGCGACACGGTCGCGGCCGGTGCCCTCCTGCTCGAACTGTCCCCCGCCGAGCACCTGACGGAACTCGCCCTCGCGGAAAACCGGCTCCACGAGCTTCTCGCCCGCGCCGCGCGGCTCGAGGCCGAGCGCGACGGGCGGGCGCAGATCGACTTCGGCAAGGACCTGCGCGCGCGCATGGCGACCGACGCCCAGGTCGCGCGCAGCCTGGCCGGACAGCAGGACCTCTTCGCCGCCCGGCGCGCCACCGCGCGCGCCGAGATCGAACAGCTCGAAAAACAGCGCCACCAGATCGAACTCCGCATCGATGGGCTCGCCGCGCAGAAATCCGCGCTCGGCACGCAGGCGCGCCTGATCTCCGCGGATCTCGAAGACCAGGCCGCGCTGCTCGCCCGCGGGCTGACACAGCAGAGCCGCGTCACGGCCCTGCGCCGAGACGCGGTGCAGCTCGCTGCCGAACTCGGCCGGATCGAGACCACGGAGGCGCAGGCGCAGGTGCAAATTTCCGAGATCGAGCTGGAAATCCTGAAGGCCGGCACCGACCGGCGCGAGGCCGCGATCGCAGAGCTGCGCGACGTCCAGGCGGAGGCGAGCCGCCTGCGGGAGCAGATCGCGGGGCTCAGGCTGCGGCTCGACCGGCTCGACCTGCGCGCACCGGTGTCGGGCATCGTCTACGGGCTTCAGGTCTTCGGTCCGGGGGCCGTCGTGCCCGCCGCCGCGCCGGTGCTTTCCATCGTGCCGCAGGACCGCCCGCTGATCGTCACCGCCCGCATCAACCCGACCGAAGTCGACCGCGTCTATCCCGGACAGCCGGTGCGCCTGCGGTTCCCGACCTTCGCGCGGCGCAGCACACCGGAACTCGCTGGGACCGTCACCCGCATCTCTCCGGACGCGTTTCTGGACGAGTCGAGCGGCGCGAGCTATTACCGTGCCGACATCCGGATTCCGGAAAGCGAACGCGCCCGCCTGCCCGAAGGCACGTTTCTCATTCCCGGACTGCCCGTCGAGGCGTATATGTCCACGGGCGAACGTGCGCCGATCGCCTATCTGACGAAGCCGCTCACCGACCATTTCACCCGCGCCTTCCGCGAGGACTGA
- a CDS encoding type I secretion system permease/ATPase has protein sequence MTQDEIRLGREELAEMRRRSALLLCVVGLFSLCLNLLMLTGPLFMLQVYDRVLASASVETLAALFAIVCFLYLMTGLLDAVRARLLSRVAARFQAGLDERVFHAAIAEAAGRPRRTGQAGALEDLATLRRFFGSPALSSLFDLPFTPVFLAGIALFHPGLGLLALAGGATLAGLALLHRAAARTAQSRAIRAEAEAVHLATRLTATAEALRALGMEQAAHRRWLGTRSEALRRAVESDEITRSYSAASRTLRLFLQSAMLGLGAWLVLGNAVTPGAMIAGSILLGRALQPVDTLIGQWQLVQGAHRAWTDLAELLGTHRPVEPRLDLPRPKAALDVSHLTVVPPGQSVPALRLVSFAVEPGEAVGVIGPSGAGKSTLARALTNSWTPSGGSIRLDGATLDQYAPEHLGRHIGYLPQQVQLFDATIAENIARLALSPDPAAVVAAARKADAHHLILSLPEGYDTHVSSTGGLLSGGQLQRIGLARAFYGAPVLVILDEPNSNLDNDGSHALNAAIRRHKQEGGAVLIMAHRPSAIKECEKLLVLEGGARRAFGPRDAVLEEMVTNSREILRRNVAPGGVR, from the coding sequence ATGACGCAGGACGAGATCCGTCTCGGTCGCGAGGAACTGGCGGAGATGCGCCGCCGCTCCGCGCTCCTGCTCTGCGTCGTGGGGCTCTTTTCCCTCTGTCTCAACCTGCTGATGCTTACGGGGCCGCTCTTCATGCTCCAGGTCTACGACCGGGTGCTTGCCTCCGCATCGGTGGAGACGCTCGCGGCGCTCTTCGCCATCGTGTGTTTCCTCTACCTGATGACGGGGCTCCTGGATGCGGTGCGCGCGCGGCTGCTGTCGCGCGTCGCCGCGCGATTCCAGGCGGGTCTCGACGAGCGGGTGTTCCATGCCGCCATCGCCGAGGCCGCGGGACGGCCGCGCAGGACGGGACAGGCAGGCGCGCTCGAGGATCTCGCCACGCTGCGGCGATTCTTCGGCTCACCGGCCCTGTCCTCGCTTTTCGACCTGCCGTTCACGCCGGTCTTTCTCGCGGGCATCGCGCTGTTTCATCCCGGTCTCGGCCTTCTCGCCCTCGCTGGCGGCGCGACCCTCGCCGGGCTCGCCCTCCTCCACCGCGCGGCCGCACGGACGGCGCAATCCCGCGCGATCCGCGCAGAGGCGGAGGCTGTTCATCTCGCCACCCGGCTCACCGCCACGGCGGAGGCGCTCAGGGCGCTCGGAATGGAACAGGCGGCGCACCGGCGCTGGCTCGGGACGCGGTCGGAGGCGCTGCGCCGCGCGGTGGAAAGCGACGAGATCACCCGCTCCTACTCCGCCGCCTCGCGCACGCTGCGCCTCTTCCTGCAATCCGCGATGCTCGGCCTCGGCGCCTGGCTCGTCCTCGGAAACGCCGTCACGCCGGGGGCGATGATCGCGGGATCCATCCTGCTCGGACGCGCGCTTCAGCCTGTCGACACGCTCATCGGCCAGTGGCAGCTCGTGCAGGGCGCGCACCGTGCCTGGACGGATCTCGCGGAACTTCTGGGCACCCATCGTCCCGTCGAACCCCGCCTGGACCTGCCGCGGCCCAAAGCTGCGCTCGACGTGAGCCACCTGACCGTCGTGCCGCCGGGCCAGTCCGTGCCCGCGCTGCGCCTGGTGTCCTTTGCCGTCGAGCCGGGCGAGGCCGTCGGGGTGATCGGGCCCTCGGGCGCGGGGAAATCGACCCTTGCCCGCGCACTGACGAACAGCTGGACCCCGAGCGGCGGCAGCATCCGGCTCGACGGTGCGACGCTCGACCAATATGCGCCGGAACACCTCGGCCGGCATATCGGCTACCTGCCGCAGCAGGTTCAGCTCTTTGACGCCACGATCGCGGAAAACATCGCGCGGCTCGCCCTCTCCCCGGATCCGGCGGCGGTGGTCGCGGCCGCGCGGAAGGCGGATGCCCACCACCTGATCCTGTCCCTGCCGGAAGGGTATGACACGCATGTCTCCTCCACCGGCGGGCTGCTTTCCGGCGGTCAGCTTCAGCGCATCGGCCTTGCGCGGGCTTTCTACGGCGCGCCCGTGCTGGTGATCCTCGACGAGCCGAATTCCAACCTCGACAACGACGGCTCGCATGCGCTCAACGCGGCGATCCGGCGGCACAAGCAGGAGGGAGGGGCGGTGCTCATCATGGCCCACCGTCCCTCCGCCATCAAGGAATGCGAAAAGCTCCTCGTCCTGGAGGGCGGCGCGCGCCGCGCCTTCGGGCCGCGGGACGCGGTACTCGAGGAGATGGTGACGAATTCGCGCGAGATCCTGCGCCGGAACGTGGCGCCGGGAGGGGTGCGATGA
- a CDS encoding MlaA family lipoprotein yields the protein MTIPNFLRILPFAGTILLTACASPDEGRGINDPYEETNRAWHDRNVALDRAVIRPVSNAYGTAVPDPLRRGLSNVSDTLSIPGAVVNDLLQFELGDAVHNTARFAVNATIGLAGLFDPATEMGLEARDADFGETLHRWGVTEGAYVVLPVYGPSTERDALGLAVDVALDPVGSLLGSNERKAKTGLTVAELADTRYRYSDIYESIIYESADSYAQMRLTYLDQRRYELGTPIGSAATGETEGGGSYDIYEDFYE from the coding sequence ATGACCATACCGAATTTCCTCCGCATCCTGCCTTTCGCCGGAACGATCCTGCTCACCGCCTGCGCCTCCCCTGACGAGGGGCGCGGCATCAACGATCCCTATGAGGAAACGAACCGGGCCTGGCACGACAGGAACGTCGCGCTCGACCGGGCGGTGATCCGGCCGGTCTCCAACGCCTATGGCACCGCGGTGCCCGACCCGCTGCGCAGGGGGCTCTCGAATGTCTCGGACACGCTGTCGATCCCCGGCGCGGTGGTCAACGACCTGCTCCAGTTCGAGCTCGGGGACGCGGTGCACAATACCGCGCGCTTCGCGGTGAACGCGACCATCGGACTGGCCGGGCTGTTTGATCCGGCGACGGAGATGGGGCTCGAGGCGCGCGATGCGGATTTCGGGGAGACGCTGCATCGCTGGGGCGTGACCGAAGGCGCCTATGTGGTGCTGCCGGTCTATGGCCCCTCGACCGAACGCGATGCGCTGGGGCTCGCGGTGGACGTCGCGCTCGATCCGGTCGGCAGCCTGCTGGGCAGCAACGAACGCAAGGCGAAGACGGGGCTGACGGTCGCGGAACTGGCGGATACACGCTATCGTTATTCCGACATTTATGAGTCCATCATATATGAAAGTGCCGACAGTTACGCACAGATGCGCCTCACCTATCTCGATCAGCGGCGTTACGAACTCGGCACGCCCATCGGTTCGGCGGCCACTGGCGAGACGGAAGGAGGCGGAAGCTATGACATATATGAGGATTTCTATGAGTGA
- a CDS encoding MlaC/ttg2D family ABC transporter substrate-binding protein, which produces MSDTGFTRRHMLTSVAALAATALLPRGAHAFSSGQAEALIGEVVAQITSIINSGKSEAAMYGDFERVLVRYADMPNIARSVLGPPARSASSAQLSAFTGAFQRYIARKYGARFREFIGGKIQVNSTQKVNSIYDVRCTAILRGEAPFGVSFIVSDRSGKFIDLSIEGISLLKSERAEVGAMLDRAGGSIDALTRQLA; this is translated from the coding sequence ATGAGTGATACCGGATTCACGCGCCGCCACATGCTCACCTCCGTCGCTGCGCTCGCGGCGACGGCGCTCCTGCCGCGCGGGGCGCACGCCTTCTCCTCCGGCCAGGCGGAGGCCCTGATCGGCGAGGTCGTCGCGCAGATCACGTCGATCATCAATTCCGGCAAGTCGGAGGCCGCGATGTATGGCGATTTCGAGCGTGTGCTCGTGCGCTATGCCGACATGCCCAACATCGCCCGTTCCGTCCTCGGTCCGCCAGCCCGCAGCGCCTCCTCCGCGCAGCTCTCGGCCTTCACCGGGGCGTTCCAGCGGTATATTGCGCGCAAGTACGGGGCGCGGTTCCGCGAGTTCATCGGCGGAAAGATTCAGGTGAATTCGACGCAGAAGGTGAATTCGATCTACGACGTGCGCTGCACCGCGATCCTGCGCGGGGAGGCACCCTTCGGCGTGTCCTTCATCGTTTCGGATCGCAGCGGGAAGTTCATCGACCTGTCGATCGAGGGCATCTCCCTGTTGAAATCGGAACGGGCGGAGGTCGGGGCGATGCTCGACCGCGCCGGAGGCAGTATCGACGCGCTGACGCGCCAGCTCGCCTGA
- a CDS encoding transglycosylase domain-containing protein, whose product MTGPNRGKPRLVADRRYPAKAKAQAKKAPPRKSPARRTKKSRPPRRPGSSNPLVRLFRWILRLFWLVVSRTALALAVVIGIAVFYIYTTLPPYEGLLDGRSRGSVTFLDRDGSVFAWRGEQFGGQITADTVSPNLRNAIIATEDRRFYRHFGVSPRGIASAIRINLSEGRSALSGHGGSTLTQQTAKLLCLGVAYDPKTWKTQSEYEADCRESTIARKAKEAIYAMAMEARYSKDEILSIYMNRAYLGEGANGFEAAAQRYFGKSAAEVNIPEAAMLAGLLTAPSRYAPTNNLQRSQERANVVLMLMNQQGYITDEERADARAHPAELSDSAAQEAGGYFADWVMGSGPDFLTRNTTEDVIIETTFDPRIQKAAEDALVWIFDNKVKEGSKAQAAIIVMSADGAVRGMVGGRKLKVSGAFNRATQAKRQPGSAFKPFVYATALDMGIPYDSVIEDEPITFNIPGSGPYSPQNYDRKFHGMVTLTDALRHSYNIPAVKLAQMVDVENVRTVAQQFGIESDLAQGLALALGVSETTLLELTGAYAGILNGGTSVTPYGLKSLRLKGDQTPLMGQEGGLGERVISPDAAQALIYMMNQVVERGTGTRAKIPGVEVAGKTGTTQAARDAWFMGFTADYVAGVWIGYDDNTPLSGVTGGGLPAEIWQKAMEAVQEGIEPHPLPMIRPATPPQVGGQVYSAGAAPGSGGQPAPAPAPGNDRAENVLSDILGAIFGSGN is encoded by the coding sequence ATGACCGGACCCAATCGGGGCAAGCCCAGACTTGTCGCGGATCGCCGCTATCCTGCAAAGGCGAAGGCGCAGGCGAAGAAGGCTCCCCCCCGCAAGTCGCCCGCAAGGCGCACCAAAAAGTCGCGTCCGCCGCGGCGGCCGGGATCGTCGAATCCCCTCGTCCGGCTGTTCCGCTGGATCCTGCGGCTTTTCTGGCTCGTCGTCTCACGCACCGCCCTCGCGCTGGCGGTGGTGATCGGGATCGCGGTCTTCTACATCTACACGACGCTGCCGCCTTACGAGGGGCTGCTCGACGGACGATCGCGGGGTTCGGTGACCTTCCTCGACCGCGACGGCTCGGTCTTTGCCTGGCGCGGGGAACAGTTCGGCGGGCAGATCACAGCGGACACGGTCTCGCCCAACCTGCGCAACGCGATCATCGCCACCGAGGACCGCAGGTTCTACCGCCATTTCGGCGTGTCCCCGCGCGGCATCGCCTCCGCCATCCGGATCAACCTTTCGGAGGGACGCAGTGCGCTCTCCGGCCACGGCGGTTCCACGCTCACGCAGCAGACGGCGAAACTCCTCTGCCTCGGCGTGGCCTACGATCCGAAGACCTGGAAGACGCAGTCGGAATACGAGGCGGACTGCCGGGAGAGCACGATCGCGCGAAAGGCGAAGGAAGCGATCTACGCGATGGCCATGGAGGCGCGCTATTCCAAGGATGAAATCCTGTCGATCTACATGAATCGCGCCTATCTCGGCGAGGGTGCGAACGGGTTCGAGGCGGCCGCGCAACGCTATTTCGGCAAATCCGCGGCGGAGGTGAACATTCCCGAGGCGGCGATGCTCGCCGGCCTGCTGACCGCGCCGTCGCGCTATGCTCCCACGAACAACCTGCAACGCTCGCAGGAACGCGCGAATGTCGTGCTCATGCTGATGAACCAGCAGGGATATATCACCGATGAGGAGCGCGCCGATGCCCGCGCCCATCCGGCCGAGTTGTCCGACAGCGCCGCGCAGGAGGCAGGCGGCTATTTCGCGGACTGGGTCATGGGCTCCGGCCCCGACTTCCTGACCCGCAACACCACCGAGGACGTGATCATCGAAACGACTTTCGACCCGCGGATCCAGAAGGCCGCCGAGGACGCGCTCGTCTGGATCTTCGACAATAAGGTGAAGGAAGGGTCCAAAGCCCAGGCGGCGATCATCGTCATGTCGGCGGACGGCGCGGTGCGCGGCATGGTCGGTGGGCGCAAGCTCAAGGTCTCGGGCGCCTTCAACCGCGCGACCCAGGCGAAGCGCCAGCCGGGTTCGGCCTTCAAGCCCTTCGTCTATGCCACCGCGCTCGACATGGGCATTCCCTACGATTCGGTGATCGAGGACGAGCCGATCACCTTCAACATCCCCGGCTCCGGCCCCTATTCCCCGCAGAACTACGACCGCAAGTTTCACGGCATGGTCACGCTGACGGACGCGCTGCGCCACAGCTACAACATTCCGGCGGTGAAGCTTGCGCAGATGGTCGATGTGGAGAACGTGCGTACCGTGGCGCAGCAGTTCGGCATCGAGAGCGATCTTGCACAGGGGCTCGCCCTCGCCCTCGGCGTGTCGGAGACGACGTTGCTCGAACTGACAGGCGCCTATGCGGGCATCCTGAACGGCGGCACCTCGGTGACGCCCTACGGGCTCAAGTCCCTGCGGCTGAAAGGCGACCAGACGCCGCTGATGGGACAGGAGGGCGGTCTCGGCGAGCGGGTGATCTCCCCGGACGCCGCACAGGCGCTCATCTACATGATGAATCAGGTGGTCGAGCGTGGCACCGGCACCCGTGCAAAGATCCCCGGCGTCGAAGTGGCCGGCAAGACCGGCACGACCCAGGCGGCGCGGGACGCATGGTTCATGGGCTTCACCGCCGATTACGTCGCCGGCGTCTGGATCGGCTATGACGACAACACGCCCCTGAGCGGCGTCACCGGCGGCGGCCTTCCGGCCGAGATCTGGCAAAAGGCGATGGAAGCCGTGCAGGAGGGCATCGAGCCGCATCCCCTGCCGATGATCCGCCCCGCGACCCCGCCGCAGGTCGGCGGCCAGGTCTATAGCGCCGGCGCGGCGCCCGGCAGCGGCGGCCAGCCCGCTCCGGCCCCGGCACCGGGCAACGATCGCGCGGAAAACGTGCTGAGCGACATCCTCGGCGCGATCTTCGGCAGCGGCAACTGA
- a CDS encoding P-II family nitrogen regulator yields the protein MKLIIAAIKPFKLEEVREALTGIGVRGMMVTEIKGFGSQSGHTEIYRGAEYAVNFVPKVKLEIVVADAMADQVVETIASTAKTDKIGDGKIFVLDVEGAVRVRTGETNDDAI from the coding sequence GTGAAACTCATTATTGCTGCAATCAAGCCGTTCAAGCTTGAAGAGGTGCGCGAGGCGCTGACCGGTATCGGCGTTCGGGGCATGATGGTGACCGAAATCAAGGGTTTCGGTTCGCAGTCCGGCCACACCGAGATCTATCGCGGCGCCGAATACGCCGTGAACTTCGTTCCCAAGGTAAAGCTCGAGATCGTCGTGGCCGATGCCATGGCCGATCAGGTGGTCGAGACGATCGCCTCCACCGCCAAGACCGACAAGATCGGTGATGGCAAAATCTTTGTCCTCGACGTGGAAGGCGCCGTGCGCGTCCGTACCGGCGAGACCAACGACGACGCGATCTAA
- the amt gene encoding ammonium transporter: MKLTKLIPAVALASAMPLVAFAQDAEAAAPAPGFDEFGPYIMTTLLFLIGGFLVMWMAAGFAMLEAGLVRSKNATTQLLKNIVLFSLAAIMYWFIGYALMYPGDAWIIPGIIGSIGTASMEPVGLAAADADLGYASVASDFFFQLMFCATTASIVSGTLAERIKIWPFFVFVIVLTGVIYPIEASWQWGGGFLSEMGFSDFAGSTIVHSAGGWAALAGAIILGPRIGKYKDGKVTAFPGSNLALATLGTFILWLGWFGFNGGSQLAAGTVGDITDVGRIFVNTNMAAAAGSVAALILTQLIYGKIDLTMVLNGALAGLVSITAEPLAPSLFMALIIGGIGGVIVVFAVPMLDKVKIDDVVGAIPVHLICGIWGTIAVPLTNDGTSFGTQLVGIVSIGAFTFIVSLVLWTILKILGGIRVSEEAEITGLDKAELGMEAYPEFYKG, translated from the coding sequence ATGAAACTCACCAAACTCATTCCGGCTGTGGCGCTCGCTTCCGCGATGCCGCTCGTGGCCTTCGCGCAGGACGCCGAGGCGGCGGCTCCGGCTCCGGGCTTCGACGAGTTCGGCCCCTATATCATGACCACGCTGCTCTTCCTCATCGGCGGCTTCCTCGTGATGTGGATGGCGGCGGGCTTCGCCATGCTCGAGGCCGGCCTCGTGCGCTCGAAGAACGCGACGACCCAGCTCCTGAAGAACATCGTGCTCTTCTCGCTGGCCGCGATCATGTACTGGTTCATCGGCTATGCGCTGATGTATCCGGGCGACGCCTGGATCATTCCCGGCATCATCGGGTCGATCGGGACCGCGTCCATGGAGCCCGTGGGCCTTGCCGCGGCGGATGCCGATCTCGGCTATGCCTCCGTCGCCTCCGACTTCTTCTTCCAGTTGATGTTCTGCGCCACCACGGCCTCCATCGTGTCCGGCACGCTCGCCGAGCGCATCAAGATCTGGCCGTTCTTCGTCTTCGTCATCGTGCTGACCGGCGTGATCTATCCGATCGAGGCCTCCTGGCAGTGGGGCGGCGGCTTCCTGTCCGAAATGGGCTTCTCCGACTTCGCCGGCTCCACCATCGTGCACTCCGCAGGCGGCTGGGCGGCACTCGCCGGGGCCATCATCCTCGGCCCGCGCATCGGGAAATACAAGGACGGCAAAGTCACCGCCTTCCCCGGTTCCAACCTCGCGCTGGCCACGCTTGGCACGTTCATCCTCTGGCTCGGCTGGTTCGGGTTCAACGGCGGTTCGCAGCTTGCCGCCGGCACCGTGGGCGACATCACCGACGTGGGCCGCATCTTCGTGAACACCAACATGGCCGCCGCTGCCGGGTCCGTCGCCGCGCTCATCCTGACGCAACTCATCTACGGCAAGATCGACCTCACCATGGTGCTCAACGGCGCCCTCGCCGGCCTCGTCTCCATCACCGCCGAACCGCTCGCGCCCTCCCTCTTCATGGCGCTGATCATCGGCGGCATCGGCGGCGTGATCGTGGTCTTCGCGGTGCCGATGCTCGACAAGGTCAAGATCGACGATGTCGTCGGTGCGATCCCGGTCCACCTGATCTGCGGCATCTGGGGCACCATTGCGGTTCCGCTGACCAATGACGGCACCTCCTTCGGCACGCAGCTGGTCGGCATCGTCTCCATCGGCGCCTTCACCTTCATCGTGTCGCTGGTGCTCTGGACGATCCTGAAGATCCTCGGCGGCATCCGCGTCTCCGAAGAGGCGGAGATCACCGGTCTCGACAAGGCGGAGCTCGGCATGGAAGCCTATCCGGAATTCTACAAGGGCTGA